A genomic segment from Bryobacteraceae bacterium encodes:
- a CDS encoding VIT and VWA domain-containing protein, producing the protein MQEPNQKNQWRRIAAALAVTAGATLVWAAARPVPAPGSSVPVRHADSPVEAAGELTMIDREGKPGAVCPLKHTDVKANITGFLARVTVTQEFENPLTEKIEAVYTFPLPSKAAVDDMTMHVAGRTVRGLIKERDEARKIFEAARNRGQVASLLDQERPNIFTQAVTNIPPGEKVRIVISYVETLPYEAGTYEFVFPTVVGPRYSPKGRVPDAGKIAPPITPEGARAGHDISIEVALDAGLPIQSLESKLLPVTIDRPAPQRAVVKLKNQAEIPNRDFILRYDVAGRKIDDAVLSHRDSRGGFFTLVLQPPDAVTAADTTPKELVFVVDTSGSMSGFPIEKSKEVIKLALDGLYPRDTFNLITFAGDTHVLFPQPVPATPENVRKAQQFLLTRRGGGGTEMMKAIRAALDPSDQQEHIRIVCFMTDGYVGNDMEILSEVKRHPNARIFSFGVGNSVNRFLLDKMAEEARGEVEYVTLSDDGSAAAKRFHDRVRNPLLTDIAIDWNGLAVTEVYPKRIPDLFGAKPVVVTGRYEGAPRGEIRLRGHRQGREFERRIAVNLSGKSDHDVLATLWARNKVEDLMSQDWQGVQHRSPSADVKAAIVRLGVDFRLMTQFTSFVAVEESIVTENGQPRRIEVPVEMPQGVSYEGIFGNEGKREMAKMRQARGSAMAPSSAAIYAPSPIRAAVRAPMPGRATSAADMARAEPERDDSTVSKLDPAVAAWTASAQTRKVKLWLTDSSAATLRKLKALGVTVTKVLPGNIVLGEITGTQIRAVAALSEITFVSPDLGQPR; encoded by the coding sequence ATGCAGGAACCGAATCAAAAGAACCAATGGCGGCGAATCGCCGCGGCGCTCGCCGTTACCGCCGGGGCTACGCTCGTATGGGCCGCCGCCCGTCCCGTACCCGCACCGGGGTCGAGCGTGCCCGTCCGTCACGCCGATTCGCCCGTGGAAGCAGCGGGCGAACTCACCATGATCGATCGCGAAGGCAAGCCGGGCGCCGTCTGTCCGCTGAAGCACACCGACGTCAAGGCCAACATAACCGGATTTCTCGCCCGCGTTACCGTGACGCAGGAATTCGAGAACCCGCTCACCGAAAAGATCGAGGCTGTTTACACCTTTCCGCTCCCAAGCAAAGCCGCCGTCGACGATATGACCATGCACGTCGCCGGACGCACCGTTCGTGGTCTGATCAAGGAACGCGACGAAGCCCGCAAGATCTTTGAGGCCGCCCGCAATCGCGGCCAGGTCGCGTCTCTTCTCGACCAGGAGCGCCCGAACATCTTCACGCAAGCGGTCACCAATATCCCTCCCGGGGAAAAGGTGCGAATCGTGATCAGCTACGTCGAAACGCTGCCCTACGAAGCGGGCACATATGAGTTCGTCTTCCCGACCGTGGTCGGCCCGCGCTATTCTCCGAAGGGCCGTGTGCCCGACGCCGGCAAGATCGCCCCGCCCATCACCCCCGAAGGCGCCCGCGCCGGCCACGATATCTCGATCGAAGTCGCGCTCGACGCCGGGCTTCCCATCCAGTCCCTGGAATCCAAACTGCTCCCGGTAACCATCGACCGCCCGGCGCCGCAGCGGGCTGTGGTCAAGCTCAAGAATCAGGCCGAGATCCCCAATCGCGATTTCATTCTTCGCTACGATGTCGCGGGCCGGAAGATCGACGACGCCGTGTTGTCCCACCGCGACTCCCGCGGCGGATTCTTCACCCTCGTCCTCCAGCCGCCGGACGCTGTCACCGCGGCCGACACCACGCCGAAGGAACTCGTCTTCGTCGTCGACACGTCGGGCTCCATGTCCGGCTTCCCCATCGAGAAATCCAAAGAGGTGATCAAGCTCGCGCTCGATGGTCTCTACCCGCGCGACACCTTTAACCTCATCACCTTCGCGGGCGACACGCACGTGCTGTTCCCGCAGCCCGTTCCCGCCACCCCTGAGAACGTCCGGAAGGCCCAGCAGTTCCTGCTCACCCGGCGAGGCGGCGGCGGCACCGAGATGATGAAGGCGATCCGCGCCGCGCTCGACCCGAGCGACCAGCAGGAACACATCCGGATCGTTTGCTTCATGACTGACGGCTACGTCGGCAACGACATGGAAATCCTAAGCGAAGTGAAACGCCACCCGAACGCCCGCATCTTCTCGTTCGGCGTTGGCAACTCCGTGAATCGCTTCCTGCTCGACAAGATGGCCGAAGAGGCCCGCGGTGAAGTGGAATACGTTACGCTCAGCGACGACGGCTCCGCCGCCGCCAAACGCTTCCATGACCGCGTGCGCAACCCGCTGCTCACCGACATCGCCATTGACTGGAACGGACTCGCGGTCACCGAAGTCTACCCGAAGCGAATTCCGGATCTGTTCGGCGCCAAGCCGGTGGTCGTCACCGGCCGCTACGAAGGCGCGCCGCGCGGCGAAATCCGCCTCCGCGGACACCGCCAGGGCAGGGAATTCGAACGCCGCATCGCCGTGAACCTCAGCGGCAAATCGGACCACGATGTGCTTGCCACGCTCTGGGCCCGCAACAAGGTCGAAGACCTGATGTCGCAGGACTGGCAGGGCGTCCAGCACCGTAGCCCTAGCGCCGACGTCAAGGCCGCCATCGTTCGCCTCGGCGTGGACTTCCGTCTGATGACGCAGTTCACATCCTTCGTCGCGGTGGAAGAATCCATCGTGACCGAAAACGGCCAACCTCGCCGTATCGAAGTGCCGGTGGAGATGCCGCAGGGCGTCAGCTACGAAGGCATCTTCGGCAACGAAGGCAAGCGCGAAATGGCCAAGATGCGGCAGGCTCGGGGTTCGGCCATGGCGCCGTCCAGCGCGGCGATCTACGCGCCCTCGCCAATCCGCGCCGCTGTCCGCGCGCCGATGCCGGGCCGTGCGACCTCCGCAGCCGACATGGCCCGAGCCGAGCCCGAGCGGGACGACAGCACCGTTTCCAAGCTCGACCCAGCCGTCGCCGCGTGGACGGCTTCCGCTCAGACCCGAAAAGTGAAACTGTGGCTCACCGACAGCTCGGCCGCGACCTTGCGGAAGCTCAAGGCGCTCGGAGTGACGGTGACCAAGGTGCTCCCCGGCAACATCGTTCTCGGCGAAATCACTGGAACTCAGATTCGAGCCGTCGCCGCGCTGAGCGAAATCACCTTCGTCTCGCCCGACCTCGGCCAACCCCGTTAA